The following coding sequences are from one Eleginops maclovinus isolate JMC-PN-2008 ecotype Puerto Natales chromosome 13, JC_Emac_rtc_rv5, whole genome shotgun sequence window:
- the arl4ab gene encoding ADP-ribosylation factor-like 4ab, which yields MGNGLSDHHSFFPCLPPFQALHIVILGLDCAGKTTVLYRLRFNEFVNTVPTKGFNTEKIKVPLGESRRKASFHFWDVGGQEKLRPLWRSYTRCADGIVFVVDSVDAERIEEAKTELHKITRLAENQGVPVLVVANKQDLRNSLSLAEMESSLALSELSAATPWHLQPACAIIGEGLPEGLEKLHAMIMKRRKMLRQQKKKR from the coding sequence ATGGGGAACGGATTATCTGATCATCACTCCTTCTTCCCCTGCCTGCCTCCCTTCCAGGCTCTCCACATTGTCATTCTGGGGCTGGACTGTGCAGGCAAGACCACTGTACTGTACCGCCTGCGTTTCAATGAGTTTGTGAACACTGTCCCAACAAAGGGTTTTAACACTGAGAAGATCAAAGTGCCGCTCGGAGAGAGCCGACGGAAGGCATCCTTCCACTTCTGGGATGTAGGCGGTCAGGAGAAGCTGCGTCCCCTGTGGCGCTCGTACACCCGCTGTGCTGATGGAATCGTGTTTGTGGTGGACTCGGTGGACGCTGAGCGCATTGAGGAGGCCAAGACAGAGCTGCACAAGATCACACGGCTGGCTGAGAACCAGGGAGTGCCGGTTCTGGTGGTGGCTAACAAACAGGACCTGAGGAACTCACTAAGCCTGGCTGAGATGGAGAGCTCATTGGCTCTAAGCGAACTCAGCGCCGCAACACCCTGGCACCTGCAGCCTGCGTGTGCTATCATTGGCGAGGGACTGCCAGAAGGTCTGGAGAAGCTGCACGCCATGATCATGAAACGGAGAAAGATGCTGCGgcaacagaaaaagaagagatgA
- the LOC134875374 gene encoding gastrula zinc finger protein XlCGF57.1-like codes for MCKVRILRELVKQRLTAAAEEICVLFERTIAEYEEELSRAKGENERQRKLLHAHAAFQPQLRLHRADVQQLLVVKENVPPEQEWSSTMDQEDQQTPTNIKEEQEELWSSQEGEQLQVLEEADITLTLAPVKSEDDEEKPQSSDLNQRPTDQITTEADGEDCGEPEPASNLDPDRHLQSDTEDNTGDSSESDTEDSADWNETRKSQSGSNSLKKDRGSVNDSRSSAVEKKFLCSECGKRFGHRTNLRTHMMTHTGEKPFSCLVCKKSFTVSYRLQHHMRIHTGEKPYSCLVCKKTFRLNGNLYTHMKVHKANDQASVSGSKGSAVEQPFACVVCRKRFSSKKSMNRHSLTHTGEKAFSCSVCDKGFSQKGDLNIHVKTHTGEKPFSCSVCNKNFLRKGHLKRHAMTHTGETPFSCTVCEKSFTRSDYLKEHMNTHTGEKPFSCSVCRTSFKLSSNLKKHARIHTGKKPFSCSVCKKSFILGDLLKRHMRTHTGEKPFKCCVCNKTFAWAHQVKKHKCKGPQSSQLNQTLTEEEREAEPVSGDTSGVPTAMGDLENLGNSP; via the exons ATGTGCAAAGTCCGAATACTGAGAGAGTTGGTGAAGCAGCGACTCACTGCGGCTGCTGAAGAGATATGTGTTCTGTTTGAAAGAACGATAGCAGAGTACGAGGAGGAACTGTCTCGTGCGAAAGGAGAGAACGAGCGACAACGGAAACTCCTGCACGCTCACGCTGCGTTTCAGCCTCAGCTTCGGTTACATAGAGCAG atgTCCAGCAGCTGTTGGTGGTTAAAGAAAACGTTCCCCCTGAGCAGGAGTGGAGCTCTACCATGGATCAGGAAGACCAACAGACCCCCACAAACATTaaagaggaacaggaggaaCTCTGGAGTAGTCAGGAGGGAGAGCAGCTTCAAGTGCTGGAGGAGGCTGATATAACATTGACTCTTGCCCCTGTGAAaagtgaagatgatgaagagaaaCCTCAATCCTCAGATCTTAATCAAAGACCAACTGATCAAATAACAACAGAAGCTGATGGAGAAGACTGTGGAGAACCAGAACCAGCCAGCAACTTGGATCCAGACAGACATTTACAATCCGATACTGAGGACAACACTGGAGACTCTTCTGAATCTGACACTGAAGACAGTGCTGATTGGAATGAGACCAGAAAATCTCAGTCGGGTTCAAACTCTCTGAAAAAAGATCGAGGTTCTGTCAATGACTCAAGAAGTAGTGCTGTAGAGAAAAAATTTCTCTGCTCTGAGTGTGGGAAAAGATTTGGCCACAGGACAAATCTGAGGACACACATGATGACTCATACGGGAGAGAAACCATTCAGTTGCTTAGTTTGTAAAAAATCTTTTACAGTGAGTTACAGGTTACAACACCACATGAGAATCCACACGGGAGAGAAACCTTACAGCTGCTTAGTTTGTAAGAAAACTTTTAGACTAAATGGtaatttatacacacacatgaaagtCCACAAAGCTAATGATCAAGCCTCTGTCAGTGGTTCAAAGGGTAGTGCTGTTGAGCAGCCATTTGCGTGTGTCGTGTGTAGGAAAAGATTTAGCAGCAAGAAAAGCATGAACAGACACTCGCTGACTCACACAGGTGAAAAGgcattcagctgctcagtttgtgaCAAAGGTTTTTCACAAAAAGGAGATTTGAATATTCACGTGAAAACTCACACAGGAGAGAAGCctttcagctgctcagtttgtaacAAAAACTTTTTGCGAAAGGGACACCTAAAACGACATGCGATGACTCATACTGGAGAAACACCATTCAGCTGCACAGTCTGCGAGAAATCCTTTACACGGAGTGATTATTTAAAGGAACACATGAATACCCACACGGGAGAAAAACCATTCAGCTGTTCAGTGTGTAGGACATCTTTCAAGCTGAGTAGTAATCTAAAAAAACACGCAAGAATCCACACAGGAAAGAAACCCTTCAGTTGCTCTGTTTGTAAGAAATCTTTTATATTAGGTGatcttttaaaaagacacatgaGAACTCACACAGGGGAGAAACCATTCAAATGCTGtgtttgtaataaaacatttgccTGGGCTCATCAGgtcaaaaaacataaatgtaaggGTCCTCAATCCTCACAGCTTAATCAGACTTTAactgaggaggaaagagaggcagagcCAGTTTCTGGAGACACTTCAGGGGTTCCCACGGCCATGGGAGACTTGGAAAATCTTGGAAATAGTCCTTGA